Proteins encoded within one genomic window of Gallus gallus isolate bGalGal1 chromosome 1, bGalGal1.mat.broiler.GRCg7b, whole genome shotgun sequence:
- the PRSS23 gene encoding serine protease 23 has translation MAGLTTLILLLCAAKDVMPSSPHWKPTWPSYRVPVILPQSTFHLDKPQFDAEARLEVASPCGPECHKSSPLPTYEEVKNYLSYETLYANGSLTETEVGIYILSSGGDESRGKSRTKRQIYGYDSRFSIFGKDFLLNYPFSTSVKLSTGCTGTLVAEKHVLTAAHCIHDGKSYVKGAQKLRVGFLKPRGKNGSKGANITSSAMPEKMKFQWIRVKRTHVPKGWIKGNANDIGMDYDYALLELKKPHKRKFMKIGVSPPARHLPGGRIHFSGYDNDRPGNLVYRFCDVKDETYDLLYQQCDAQPGASGSGVYVRMWKRQNHKWERKIIGIFSGHQWVDMNGTPQDFNVAVRITPLKYAQICYWIKGNYLDCREG, from the coding sequence ATGGCTGGCTTGACCACTCTAATCCTCCTTTTGTGTGCTGCTAAGGATGTGATGCCCTCCAGTCCTCACTGGAAGCCAACTTGGCCCTCGTACAGAGTTCCAGTTATCCTGCCACAGTCTACCTTTCACTTGGACAAACCACAGTTCGATGCTGAAGCCAGACTGGAAGTGGCATCTCCGTGTGGCCCAGAGTGCCACAAAAGTTCTCCGCTTCCAACTTATGAAGAAGTGAAGAACTACCTGTCCTATGAAACCTTGTATGCTAACGGTAGCCTCACTGAAACCGAAGTGGGCATATATATTCTGAGCAGCGGTGGTGATGAGTCTCGAGGCAAATCTCGAACTAAGAGGCAGATCTATGGCTATGACAGCAGGTTTAGCATTTTTGGGAAGGACTTCTTGTTGAATTACCCGTTCTCCACGTCAGTGAAGCTATCTACAGGTTGCACGGGGACGCTAGTGGCTGAAAAGCACGTGCTCACCGCTGCTCATTGCATCCACGATGGCAAGAGTTATGTCAAAGGAGCTCAGAAACTGCGGGTGGGGTTCCTGAAGCCTAGAGGGaaaaatggcagcaaaggggccAACATCACCAGCTCAGCAATGcctgagaaaatgaaattccagTGGATCCGGGTGAAACGGACACATGTCCCCAAAGGATGGATCAAAGGCAATGCCAATGATATTGGCATGGATTATGACTATGccctgctggagctcaagaagCCTCATAAAAGAAAGTTTATGAAGATAGGTGTGAGCCCGCCAGCAAGACACTTGCCTGGAGGGAGAATTCACTTTTCTGGCTATGACAATGATCGACCAGGAAACCTGGTGTACCGTTTCTGTGACGTCAAAGATGAAACGTACGACCTGTTGTACCAGCAGTGTGATGCCCAGCCAGGTGCCAGTGGATCTGGGGTGTACGTGAGGATGTGGAAGAGGCAGAATCACAAATGGGAACGTAAAATTATTGGCATATTTTCAGGCCATCAGTGGGTGGACATGAATGGCACCCCGCAGGATTTCAATGTAGCTGTTCGCATCACACCCCTCAAATACGCACAGATCTGTTACTGGATCAAAGGCAACTATCTTGACTGCAGGGAAGGATAA